Within the Thermodesulfobacteriota bacterium genome, the region CCCGATGTCGGATTGGCCTACTTTGACGAAGAAGAACGGCTGACCATCCATTCGAAAAGTATCGCTTTATTTCTCCATCATGGAATGATTTGTCCCGGCCTGGGAATTGAACCGGAAAAACTCAGACTTGTTCAGAATCCTTCAGGCGGCACCTTTGGTTACAAGTTCAGCCCGACAATGGAAGCACTTTTGGGTGTGGCCGCCATGGCTACCGGAAAACCGGTAACCCTGGAATACGATTATTTTCAGCACATCACATACACAGGCAAGCGGTCACCATTTTTTGTCAAACTGAAATACGGCGCAGATGAGAATGGCAAACTTATTGCAATGGAGAGTGACTGGAGCGTGGACCACGGACCCTATTCGGAATTCGGTGATCTGCTTACGCTCCGAGGCGCCCAATTCATCGGCGCAGGTTACGGCATACCGAACATCCGGGGCCTGGGCAGGACAGTCTGCACTAACCACGCCTGGGGTTCTGCATTCCGTGCCTATGGTTCTCCGCAGAGTTTCTTTGCTTCCGAAAGCCTGATGGACGAACTTGCAGCCAAAACGGGTAAAGACCCTCTTGAGCTACGTTACCTGAATGTTTATAAAAACGGCGACACGACGCCCACCGGCCAGACTCCTGATGCATTCAGCCTGACGGAAATGATTGATAAGCTGCGGCCAATGTACAAAGAGGCTCTTAAACGGACCCAAAAAGAATCAACTCCTGAAAATAAAAAGGGAATAGGCGTCTCCATTGGAATATATGGCTGCGGCCTGGATGGTCCCGATGCATCCGAAGCCGAGGTGGAATTACTGCCGGATGGTGTCGTGCTCAGAAATTCCTGGGAAGATCATGGCCAGGGAGCTGATATTGGAGCGCTTGGCACCTGTCATGAAGCCCTTCGGCCTCTTGGCATCCAGCCGGATCAAATCAAGCTGGAAATGAACGACACGGCTATTGCCCCCAACAGCGGACCTTCCGGTGGCAGCCGGCAGCAGGTTGTTACCGGTAATGCCATCAAGAATGGGTGTGAGATGCTGTTGAATGCAATGCGCAAACCGGACGGCACTTACAGAACGTTTGATGAAATGAAGGCGGAAAACATTCCTCTGAAATATTCAGGCTCATGGACAGCCTCCATGTGTACACCCTGTGACGAAAACGGGCAGGGCTCGCCTTTCTCCGCATACATGTACGGTGTTTTCATGGCGGAAGTAACTGTGGACACGGCCACCGGCAAAACACAGGTAGACAAGTACACGGTTATGGCCGACGTTGGTAAAATCAACAACAAGCTCGCAGTGGATGGGCAGATCTACGGTGGAGTGGCCCAGGGCATCGGCCTGGCCCTGTCTGAGGATTTTGAAGATCTATCCAAGCATACGAATATGATTGCATGCGGCCTGCCGTACATCAAGGACATCCCGGATGCCTTTGATATCCATTACACGGAAACGGAGCGGGAAAACGGCCCCTTTGGTGCAGCCGGTGTGGGTGAACTGCCCCTGACTTCGTCTCATGTTGCTGTTATCAACGCAATTAATAATGCAACCGGGGTGAGAATTGCACAGCTGCCGGCCCTTCCTGAAAAGGTTCTGGCAGGATTGAAGGCTAAGGGGTAAAAGTTGGCCAATGCACACACATGACACAGGAGTATTCTGCGGTTTAGAAAAAGTACTTACAAAACTGATAATTATCATGGCACGGTGTTAAGTGTGTATAAAGATCAGGTATAAACAGTAGGTTAAGCTGCGGGCTTGATCGGCGAAAATTACCTCGTACCTATTGAGGTTAGATGCACAAGCAGAGGCGGACCAAGACCATGACTCTTTGTTCGCCTTTGCATTTAGCCGTACTGTAAAAAAAGGTAATAAATCAATAAAAACCATTATTGACAACTGGGAGGTGAGTGGTCATGAACAAATGGATTGCCAGCGTCCATCGAATTCTTGATCAGGAGCAGCTCCTGATTATGGCAACGGTGTTGAGTCAGACGGGATCGACCCCGAGAACGGCGGGCACCCGTATGATCATCCTTCCGGACGGCGAAATCCTTGGCACCATCGGTGGAGGTATCATCGAAGCAAAAGTAATTAAGACGGCCGGGGAAATGTTCGGAACCAATGACGCCGCAATAAGAACGTTCGACATGACCTCCGAGATTACTGACAACATGGACATGATCTGTGGCGGTCAAATGGAAATCCTGATCGAACCCTGCGTTCCGGATGAGGATACGCTCCATGTCTTTGAGAGCCTGCTGCATGAACTCGCCCAGCGCTGCAAAAGCGTTCTTGTTACTGAAATGCTTGTATCAAGTGCTGAAACATGCAGAGTCAGGCGGGCTTTGATTCGAAAAGACTGGTCGATTGTGGGGACGGCTGTTATACAGGACAGCCTGAAAACGGAAATCGATTCAGCCATGACCCGGGGCTTGACCCCTGTCCTGCGGGAAGTTGACAACAGTCGTTTTTTCATCGAACCACATGCAGCAGCAACAACGGTTTATCTTTTTGGCGCCGGCCATGTTTCCTTGCAGGTTGCCATCCTTGCAAAAAATGTGCACTTTCAAACCGTCATCCTTGATGATCGTCATGAATTTGCAAATCACAGCCGCTTTGTAACAGCCGATGACGTCAAGGTACTGCCAACCTTTGAACATGCTATTGAAGGGCTGGAAATAGATGAAGTCGCTTATATGGTGATCCTCACGCACGGCCATAGCCACGACAAGACTGTGCTGCGTCAGGTACTCGGCACGCCTGCCGGCTATGTCGGCATGATCGGTTCCACCAAGAAACGGGATGCCATTTATAAAGCCCTGCAAGATGAGGGTGTTTCGGCCGGGGATTTGGAACGGGTTCACTGTCCTATAGGGCTTCCCATCAAAGCACAAACTCCTGAGGAGATTGCCGTCAGCATTGTGGCGGAGTTGATCCATGCACGTGCTGCCGGATACACCAGGATTTAAGTGACTAAAGTNNNNNNNNNNNNNNNNNNNNNNNNNNNNNNNNNNNNNNNNNNNNNNNNNNNNNNNNNNNNNNNNNNNNNNNNNNNNNNNNNNNNNNNNNNNNNNNNNNNNAAGTGACTAAAGTTAAGGAATTCTGTCTATTTTATTTTTATTAAAAAGATGAAGCGAAGCGACACCACAACTTTAGGCACTCTCGTTCACTTTAGTCACTCTTATTTATTCAGGCAAAACCAATTATCTCTGCCCACGCCCAAAGGGCGTAGCTTTAAAAATTGAATAAAATCACAGCCATCATCCTTGCGGCAGGATTGTCATCCCGCATGGGAAGCTTCAAGCCTCTACTGCCTCTGATAGAAACGTCGCTAATCGAGCGGTTGATACAGCTTTTTCGATCAGCTGGCATCAACGACATCCGTGTGGTAGTCGGTCACCGGGCGGATGAGGTAACGCCGCTAATTGAAATGCTTGGCGTGCAAAGCATCGTGAACCGCAGCTATCACGATGGTATGTTCTCCTCGGTATTGACCGGGATTCAGAGTTTAACACTATCAACGTCCGGTTTTTTTATCCTACCGGTAGACGTTCCCCTTGTCCGGCGACAAACGCTGCTCGATCTTTTAAACGCATTTTTCCAAAGGAACGGGAAAATTTGTTATCCGACATTTCTGGGAGAACGAGGGCACCCGCCTCTGCTCTCCATGGCATTTGCCCAAAAAATCAAATGCTGGAGCGGGCATAACGGTCTCAGAGGGTTTCTGGCTCTTCATGAAAATGATGCGGCAGAAGTGCCAGTTGCCGATCAATATATTCTGAAAGACCTGGATACCCCTGTTGATTACCAGTGGATGGTAAAACGTATCAAACGATATGCTATTCCTACAGCCGCAGAATGCCGGGCTTTGATGACCAAACGCCTCATCGTCCCGGAAAGGGTGTTTGACCATTGCCGGGCCGTAGCCGGTGTGGCATTGTGCATAGGCAAGGCTCTGAAGGCTGCAGGCTGCAGGCTGGATCTCGGTTTAATCGTCTCGGCGGCCCTGGTTCATGACCTGGCCAGGGGGAAGCCGAACCATACCGCAGAAGGATCGCGTGTACTCAGGGAAATGGAATTTCCTCTCCTTGCAGACATAGTTGAAGTGCACATGGACTTATCCATAACTAATTGGGTCCCGATAACCGAAGCCGAAGTAGTCTTTCTGGCCGACAAACTGATCCAGGGGCATCATCGTGTGGATCTGTCGGAACGCTTTCAATCGAAGCTGACAAAATATGGCGGCGATCCTGTGATACGCGATCGGATCCTATCAAGAAAGAAAAATGCTTTTAAGGTTAAAAATCGCGTTGAA harbors:
- a CDS encoding molybdopterin cofactor-binding domain-containing protein — translated: MIKKTLNINGTTRMMVIEPEMLLSDVLREQLKLTGTKVGCGEGQCGSCSVILDGKVVRSCITKMKKVSEGASITTIEGIGTAEKLHPVQLAWVVHGGSQCGFCTPGFIVSSKVLLDKNPNPTRQQVRDWFQKHRNACRCTGYKPLVDAVMDAARVIRGEIAEDELAFKLPADGRIWGTSYPRPSAIAKVTGTLDYGADLAQKMPSETLRLALVQAQVSHANILSIDTSEAEKMPGVEKVIIHKDVKGKNRITGLITFPTNKGDGWDRPILCDEKVFQFGDAIAIVAADTEGHARAAADKVKVKLEELPAYMSAPAAMAEDALEIHPGTPNVYFEQKLAKGEETKPLMDSAACVVENDYYLQRQPHLTIEPDVGLAYFDEEERLTIHSKSIALFLHHGMICPGLGIEPEKLRLVQNPSGGTFGYKFSPTMEALLGVAAMATGKPVTLEYDYFQHITYTGKRSPFFVKLKYGADENGKLIAMESDWSVDHGPYSEFGDLLTLRGAQFIGAGYGIPNIRGLGRTVCTNHAWGSAFRAYGSPQSFFASESLMDELAAKTGKDPLELRYLNVYKNGDTTPTGQTPDAFSLTEMIDKLRPMYKEALKRTQKESTPENKKGIGVSIGIYGCGLDGPDASEAEVELLPDGVVLRNSWEDHGQGADIGALGTCHEALRPLGIQPDQIKLEMNDTAIAPNSGPSGGSRQQVVTGNAIKNGCEMLLNAMRKPDGTYRTFDEMKAENIPLKYSGSWTASMCTPCDENGQGSPFSAYMYGVFMAEVTVDTATGKTQVDKYTVMADVGKINNKLAVDGQIYGGVAQGIGLALSEDFEDLSKHTNMIACGLPYIKDIPDAFDIHYTETERENGPFGAAGVGELPLTSSHVAVINAINNATGVRIAQLPALPEKVLAGLKAKG
- a CDS encoding XdhC family protein, giving the protein MNKWIASVHRILDQEQLLIMATVLSQTGSTPRTAGTRMIILPDGEILGTIGGGIIEAKVIKTAGEMFGTNDAAIRTFDMTSEITDNMDMICGGQMEILIEPCVPDEDTLHVFESLLHELAQRCKSVLVTEMLVSSAETCRVRRALIRKDWSIVGTAVIQDSLKTEIDSAMTRGLTPVLREVDNSRFFIEPHAAATTVYLFGAGHVSLQVAILAKNVHFQTVILDDRHEFANHSRFVTADDVKVLPTFEHAIEGLEIDEVAYMVILTHGHSHDKTVLRQVLGTPAGYVGMIGSTKKRDAIYKALQDEGVSAGDLERVHCPIGLPIKAQTPEEIAVSIVAELIHARAAGYTRI
- a CDS encoding NTP transferase domain-containing protein encodes the protein MNKITAIILAAGLSSRMGSFKPLLPLIETSLIERLIQLFRSAGINDIRVVVGHRADEVTPLIEMLGVQSIVNRSYHDGMFSSVLTGIQSLTLSTSGFFILPVDVPLVRRQTLLDLLNAFFQRNGKICYPTFLGERGHPPLLSMAFAQKIKCWSGHNGLRGFLALHENDAAEVPVADQYILKDLDTPVDYQWMVKRIKRYAIPTAAECRALMTKRLIVPERVFDHCRAVAGVALCIGKALKAAGCRLDLGLIVSAALVHDLARGKPNHTAEGSRVLREMEFPLLADIVEVHMDLSITNWVPITEAEVVFLADKLIQGHHRVDLSERFQSKLTKYGGDPVIRDRILSRKKNAFKVKNRVEAFLGKQIVELWPVCSKKPTNILRLNHDRAEAPLTLS